Part of the Miscanthus floridulus cultivar M001 unplaced genomic scaffold, ASM1932011v1 fs_626_2_3, whole genome shotgun sequence genome, CTGCGTACGCACGAGATTATCGAAACTAACACCATCACCATGCACACGCACTTAATAACCCCCATTATTGTTTCGCAGTGTTCAAGTACCCCAAGGGGAAACACACGGTGGTCCAGGTCGGCGAGGAAGACTTCGCTACGTGCAaccatgacgacgacgacgacaaccagcTTGGGGTCTGGTGCTCCGGCAACGACGTCGTGCGGCTCGACAAGCCCGGCAAGATGTGGTTCATCTGCACCAAGTGCAACCACTGCCTCAAGGGCATGAAGCTCGCCATCGACgtggtcgacgacgacgacgtcgccGCCCCACCCCCGCCGCCGGTGATCACGTTCCCGTTCCCGGGAACTgccccacccccaccgccgccgaggTCTGCGGCGGCCATGAGGAACCTGGTCGGCGGCGCGGTGGCCGTGGCGGCGGCCGTGCTCGCGGCCGCGCTCGTGTTCTAGGGCTGCCCTCTCCCTTGTGACCgtgcatgcacatgcacatgcacatgcacgGTTGCAGTTACTTGGGGTTTGCTTGGTTCATGACCAAAACTTACCATGCCAAAGTTTTGACGGCCAAAAGTTGGGTAAAAAAAGTTGTCAAATATTTGGCAAGCCAAATATGAGAAGTTGACAAGTTTTGGTAAGTAACTAAATACTAGTCAAAATCATGGTTTACCAAATTCTTAGTTTGGTAAATTTTGGAAGTGAACCAAGCACACCTTTGCATTGCATGACTTCGTTTCCAGTGTGGTGGGAGGAGCACTGTTTTCGGTTTGGATTTATTTACTGCTGCTGTTCGTGCTTGGACTAGGCAGCATTAGCAAGAGAGTTTAGAGCTATATTTATGTATCAGGGGCCTGCCTAGTCATGTGTCCCACTCAAGGgtgatcctttttttttttgcaaatgtgTTTCAGGTGATCTGAGTTTGTCAGTCTGCTATATTGCTGGTCGGCATTAAAAAGTCCATTCTAATAAAGGTTAACTCTTCCTGTTTTATTGACTACAGATATAAAATCAGAGTGTGCGTGCGCTTGTGCAGCGAATACTCTCTCAATTCCAAGttataagtcattttggcttttctatattcatagtttttactatgcatttagatatacgtttaaatacatagtaaatagtatatatatctagaaatGCCAAAATGTTTTAAATATTTGGAATGGATTGACATTTCATATATGTTTTTACAATCCATGTCCATTTCATAATCGAAGTCCATATCAGGAGTAACTGCTACTATCTTAGCTCTGCTCATCAGGCGATCGACAAGACTTTAAAAGCAAGTGTCAAATATGTGTACAATTTAGTCACGGTTAGGACATTGATGAGTTGTAACAGATGTCCAAGGACATAAATTTGGATCATATGGGTCCTCAGAGCATCTACAACAGGGCCATCAAACTAGCTAGCcccctaaactaaaatttgagggCTTACACAAAAAAAACACAattccaatagggcctctacTCAAGCCCTCAAATTTGGGTGGCCCTCAAACTAGCCCTGTTAGCCTCCATCCTGCAGTTGGCTATTTTTCTCGCTCCCGCGCCCGCTCTCTTCCCTCCCCGTGCCCTCCACTCCCCAACGTTTCCACCAAGCGCCGTCCAAATCCAGTGAGGAAGGGGCCGCTGGACACCTCCTGTCGCAACGCCCCCTCCTCTGTCCAGTCCGGTGGGAGCCACTCCTCCTGTGTTTGGATCCCGTCGTGGTGCCCCTCCTCCTGTGTCCTACCTCCTTCTCCTTTGCCTCCGATCGGAGCTGTCGCTCCTCCCAGGCCGCAACCCTGACAAGCCTAATGGCACGTGGCTTCCCTGATGTGGCCGCCATGATTTCCTCCTACGGCGAGCGGTGAGGGCATgacgagctcctcctccaacgagCGGTGCCCTCGGCCAATGGCTCCCCCGGCGAGGCTGCTTCCTCGACCAGTCGCTTCCCCACGTGAGTGGCGCCCTTGGCCAGCGCCTCCCACGGCGAGGACATTCCCTCGACCAGCAGCTCCCTCGGTGAGCCCGCTCCCTCGACCAGCGACTCCCCCGACGGTCCCTTATGAGACGGTCCCAACCCCGTCGAGGCTGCGACAAGCCCTGCCGAGCCCGCGACAAGTGGCTCCCCTGGTGAGCTCCTCCCCTCCCTCTACATTGAGATAACTTAGATGATAGGTAGAACATTGAAGAAGACTAATAACTAAGAGAAAATTTTCTATTTGACACTATAAAAACTTGTTTTCCTATTATTTGAGACCCAAACTTAAATCTTTCCTATTTGTCCCctcttttattttttctttcctatttgaaACTTCTTACTTTAGAGTGGTAACAATGTTATGTCTTAGACAAAAAGACTGTTTTGCCCATGTTTTATTTCCGGTCATCATGAACTTTTCGTCTGGAACTTAACACCATTACAACTCTAACAAGTAACAGAAGCGTCTAACAGGAAAGGAAAAATGAAAAGGGTGACAAATACGAAAGATTTTATTTTTATGTGTGAAATAGGATAGCAGAAGTTTTTCTagtgtcaaataggaaatttTATCAATAACCAAACTCCAGCAGGCCTTGGCAATGCAAAAACAATAAATGAAGAGATGGTCTAAAGCTTCAACAATGTACACATAGAACACAGTGCAAggtcgagatgacgactagaggggggtgaatagtcatttctaaatttaatagcgtcggctaaccgaaacaaatgcaaaattaaaacaattcggtctagtcaagactacacccctcttcaaagttcacaagcaccttataaagatcctagttaggcaacaaaggtgtcggactagctagagctcacctatccaattctaggagcaaggtcacataaacctatgccactagtatttcaaacaactagggagctcctacacatgctagtaagcaaaagcataaagccaactaagctcactagcaatgctcaataacaaggcaaccaatgccaaattagagagcgcaaatacttagctacacaaactaagcaatgcgactaacaaggttacacaaaccaaattagccacacaagggagctacttctatgctacacaaacaagaaggtaactagtgagctatacaagctaactaattacaagagcaactacacaagcacaatgtatatgaaagtaatcactagcttgtgtaaggggattgaaaaccaatgggaagaacaatatTGACATGGtgaattttctcccaaggtttacgtgcttgccaacatgctacgtcccgtTGTGTTattcgctcacttggtggttcggcggctaattagcatcacccgccaagcctgtatgtcgggcaccgcaagaacctaccccgaaagtgagggtagctcaatgacacgctcaactagagttgttcttcgtggctcccatggggcgagcataatgcccctcacaaagctcttctccagagcaccgcacaagcttcttgcgggctttgacggagaccaccaccaagccgtctaaaaggtggcaacctccaagagtaacaagcaccaccggcttacaagacgaccacctagtgtcactcgatgcaacctcacaatgcaatcacactagaatcgctcattcactcaatcagatgaacactataaagctagagtgagttagagggcttccaagcactaccacataagccacgaAGGTGCTAgtgtgctcagcactagccatggccgagaccaccttctatttatagctcccacaaaaatagagccgttgtaccccttcactgggcacagctcggggtgatcggacgctccggtcagatcgaccggacacatccagccagcgtccggtcaacggatgtctgccacatcatccctggattcaaatactgagcgcccgatctcaacggttaagttgcgaTCGAACGTAGCATAGTGCCAAGACCGAACGCACCTCTACCGAGTCCGGTGgtttccagagaggttccattcaggaccggacgcgtccgctgCTGCACGACCGAACGCAGACCAGCCAGAGTCtgatcatttctagagagctccccgagcctctgttttgtgaccaaacgtgtctggtcagtcacgatcggacgcagcatcagcgtccggtcattctacGACTACCATGCATCACTGTTGTTCCTCATGCCACCACATTAGCGTACGTCAGCACAAACCGAACGTAGACCCTAAGCGTCtggggccagcatccggtcacaagaccgagacccgTGCGCacaactgctgctactgaccggatgtgcCGATCCTGCCAATGCCTACGTCCAGTCACTCATAGAGACCTCCTTTCGCCTCCATTTCTtcatcgagttgatccacatcaactccaacttcttgtcctttgtaaatgtgccaacaccaccaagtgtacaccaccatgtgtatgtgtgttagcattttcacaatcgttttccaaaggattagccactaaactttccacgccactcgatcttagcgacgatgcaaaagttagatcacttgagtggcactagatgaccgatgtgcaaacaagtttgcccctcttgatagtatagccatctatcctaaacccggtcatcaacttctctacacacctatgaccggtgaattaaaatgccctaggttatacctttgccttgcgcattccattccatctcatccaatgtcgatgcaacacatgcaccaacacgatcaacaacgatatgatccacttcatatcatcacgtgatcatattggttcatcgatcttgacttcacttgcttttcaccgttgccttcatccattggcgccaagtcttgctcaagcttcaccgccacacggtccatcgctccaaagcctccgacttgctcttcacgcttgcaaccagtccatcaagccaagtcttatcttgatcttctctaccttgatcacatgactcaatgtcatgtctcatgtgcaatgagctccttcatcatcacatgtgtgagctttgtaacatctccgagccatttccaccttcatggcatatgttgctcacacacatgtacctgtagactaatcacctatatatctcacataaacacaattagttcacctaggttgtcactcaattaccaaaaccaaacaaggacctttcaatctctccctttttggtaattgatgacaactctataaagatattGAAATTaaactcttttggattcatgttgcttgcccaagcaattttaccatgtgtaaatgattttggacaagtaccacaaacttgAAActgtagtattagctccccctacatatgtgctagagtgtttggtttgaagttcacacatatgcatagattggaattgtgggagagtaattactaccaaataatgctaaggtgtatagagtaaacctttgaagtgtgatatcaatcggagttgcacctttaagttcatccttagcaccatggttagctagatatcacatgAAAatcaaagcactagata contains:
- the LOC136532453 gene encoding basic blue protein-like; amino-acid sequence: MASSKQVLLLAVVAAVACLASLASATQWVVGDECGWRAKFNQTGWADGKTFVVGDTLLFKYPKGKHTVVQVGEEDFATCNHDDDDDNQLGVWCSGNDVVRLDKPGKMWFICTKCNHCLKGMKLAIDVVDDDDVAAPPPPPVITFPFPGTAPPPPPPRSAAAMRNLVGGAVAVAAAVLAAALVF